ACACATCGAAAACGCCGTTATTTCCTCCCTTCGCAGCGAAGGTACGGCCATCCTGATAGGCCACGGCCAAGTTAGCAACGCCATCACTTTTGGCCAGCACGCGAACAAGACTAAGGTTCTCCTGCTCGGTCAATCCCGCATGAAACTCGGAACGGGTGTTCTCCAACAGACCTCGCCTATCTTGCAGCCAGTTTTCTATCTCTCTGACATGGGCTGCCAGTATACCTTCCGTCGTCGCAGTGAGTGATGCCACCATATTTCGCTGCAAGCTATTAATATTTACCATTCCGAGCGTGGTTAAACAGACAGCCATCAATAACATCACTGTCAGGTGTATCCGCGCTTTAAATCCAAGTTTCAGTTTCATCTTGTAAACAATACCAAACATAAATGCCAACTAATCAAGGCAGCACAAATCAAAAAAAAGCATGCTCAATCCAATACGCATGCTGTGTGTACGCTATCTACTTTTTTGCGTTTCAACTCAATACGGCAGGTAAATCATCATTAAGGTGATAGACAACCAGCCTTAGCATGTCCTAGATCTCATGGATCAGGCTTAGCTAACTAGTTACAGCGACCAAGATACTTCAGTGGTTAAACTCACAACCCCGACATTAAATCATGCGCATAAAGTATAATTTGGTGTATCTTGTGGCAGAGAAAAAACAAAGCAACATTATTGACCAGTTAAATGTACATTGTAATGAGATAATAAAATCAGATACCAAGAAAATTGTAACTGCGCGTTGCGAGAAGCCGTACGTGAAGCCGCTGGCGCAAGGGAAGGCAAGGGTTGAGAGACATATCGTACAGCGAGAGGGCCTACCTATATGAAGACCAAAAGATAGGCATCTGAAGGAAGCAAGCTGGCCTTGCGGCTATAATTCGCCACCATGTTGTGGCTTTACCGATTCGTTGCCAATAACAGCTCAAAGCTTGGCTATTGGCAATAGCATGCCACTCGAGCTAACAGAGCAATGTCCTACATCATAAAGTCGATACTGATGTACACATTGCCGAGCTGCCCCAGTTCATGCTCTTTCCAATCATCGAGCGTATCAAACACCCGGTAACCAAAGTCAACACTGGTCTCGGCACTGAACCGGTAACGAATGCCGGTTTGCCCGCCAAAGGTCCAGTCATTTTTATCATGAAGGCCAAATTTGTACCCCAGGCTGCCACCGCCAAACACTTGCCAGTTCCCACTATCGGTAAACGGATATAAATAATCATAAGCAAAATGGATACTGGTTACCCCCGACGAGAAACCATGGGAGTAATTCGCGGCGATTCGATGCTTGTCATCGAAAATCGCCCCAAGGCGAAACACCGGCTCAAACTCGATTGGCGACTCATATTTCGTCCCATCTGTTATTCCTATCCCGACAAATGACTGGGAATCTTTCGTGTTAGCAGCCGAGACTGTAGCAGAGCAAGAAAGTACGCAGGCAACTAGCATCCCCTGATGAAGCCAATGTTTACCCATAATAAAAAACACCGTTTGAAATAATAAGCAAAAACTACCGCAACACGCTTTGGTGAAAAAGGTTTAATGGCGTTAATTCACATGAAAGTTCGTTGAAAGGATGGCGGAAACGCCTGCGGGATAAGCAGAAAAGCTAAAAAGAACTATCCCCAAGCAAGCTCAAGATGCAGGTTCAGCGAGAATTTATAAGCTTACAGACATAGCATTGCATGCGCTGACAACCCTCTGAATCCTGCACATTGAGGTAACTTGGGTGTAAATACGAAAAAACCCCGCCTAAGCGAGGTTTTAAAATTTGGTGGAGCTAGGCGGGATCGAACCGCCGACCTCTTGCATGCCATGCAAGCGCTCTCCCAGCTGAGCTATAGCCCCAAATCTTGAAGCTGATAATAAAAACTTAGTTAAATCATGTCAATAGGGGCAGTTCTAACAATGAAAGCAAAGCGACCATTTCGTGATAAAAATCACACACCAAGCCAACCAAACGCTCAAAAAACAATCGTTAGTCATTGATATATAGGATTTTTAAAAGTTAACAACCCATCTATCAATACGAACGAGTCTATTAACTATCAAAAAAAACGGAAGAGCCTTGCTCTTCCGCTTCTTGTTATCACCAGCTAAACCAGATTAGCTATTGGCTTCACGCTCAGCGATGAACGCCAACGCCATCTTGATACGAGCCGCAACGCGCTCTTTACCAATCAGCTGCATGACCGCATCAACCGATGGAGACTGGCCTTGACCAGTCACAGATACGCGCAGTGGCATACCCACTTTACCCATACCTAACTCAAGCTCTTCACACGTTTCTTTGATCACATTATGAAGGTTTTCAGTTGTCCACTCTTCAAGAGCTTCAACTTTAGCCAAAGCCAGCTCAAGCGCTTCTTTCGCAACTGGACGCAGGTGCTTCTTCGCCGCGCCAGCTTCAAACTCGCTAAAGTCCTGGTAGAAGTAACGAGACTGCTCAGCAAGCTCAATCAGAGTATTACAACGCTCGCCGACCAGCTTGATCACATCCGTTACCGCCGGGCCTTGAGAAGAATCGATTTCTTTCTGATCCAAGTGCCACTGCAGGTACTTGGCAACATACTCAGGCTCTGCCGTCTTAATGTAGTGGTTGTTCAACCACAGCAGTTTGTCTGTATTGAACGCAGACGCTGACTTGCTGATTGAGTCTAGGCTAAATAGCTTGATCATTTCTTCTAGCGAGAAGATTTCCTGATCACCGTGCGACCAACCCAAGCGAACCAGGTAGTTAAGAAGAGCCTGAGGCAGGTAGCCTTCGTCACGGTATTGCATCACGCTTACCGCGCCATGGCGCTTAGATAGCTTCGCACCATCATCACCCAGAATCATTGCACAGTGTGCAAACTCAGGCACAGGTGCGCCTAGCGCTTGGTAAATATTGATCTGGCGCGGGGTGTTGTTAATGTGGTCTTCACCACGAACAACTTGGGTGATACCCATGTCCCAGTCATCGACAACAACACAGAAGTTGTACGTCGGGCTGCCATCAGTACGGCGAATGATAAGATCATCCAGCTCGCTATTAGCAATTTCAATACGACCACGAACGTGATCATCAAACACCACCGTACCCTCTTTCGGGTTACGGAAACGAATAACGAACGGGGATGCTTCCGTCGCCGCAGCATTCGCCGCCACAATCTTAGGGTGGTTAGCATCGTAGCGAGGCTTCAAGCCCGCAGCCATCTGCTCTTCACGAATTTCGTCCAACAGCTCTTTCGGGCAGTAACACTTGTACGCCTTATCTTCAGCAAGCAGTTGATCAATTAGCTGGTTGTAACGATCAAAACGTTTGGTCTGGTAGTATGGACCTTCATCCCAATCCAAGCCCAACCATTCCATACCTTCAAGAATGGCATCGATCGCTTCCTGTGTAGAGCGTTCCAGGTCGGTGTCTTCGATACGAAGCACAAATTCGCCACCCATGTGTTTAGCAAACAACCAAGAATATAGAGCCGTACGTGCACCACCTACGTGCAAAAAGCCTGTTGGGCTCGGTGCAAAGCGAGTTTTAACCGTCATTGAACATTACCTAGTTTATGGATAGGCAGGGGCGCGGAAATCACGCCACTGCAAAAAAATATGGCGGATATTCTATCACTGTTAACCAAATCTACAATCTTATCTCTTTGAAGGAGGACTATCAGGCCCCCTCCCCTTGCAACCGACGCTTCCGAGCATACATTTTGCCCCCCAGAGGCTCCCCCAACAGTTCCCCAAGGAGCTTCATGATGCTTGGTTTAGCGAGAATGACCCGATTGATAGGCAAGCAGGAACAGGATTATAAGCAACAGAAGAGATGCATTCATTGCGACAACGATAAAATGACTCACTCTTGGACTTTTTAAACACCTAAAAATTTACAATGGTAATCCCTTCGCCCCCAGTTATCTTAAAAATAAAACCTCATGAATAGATTAATAATTTTTCTTATTAATTTACTCGGCAAAAATAATAGCTAGAAAAACACAAAACATTGAATAAAAATAAAAAAAACATCAAACAACAAATGTACACTTAATTAATTGTATAAATTTAGGTCAATTTTCGAAATTTTTTTGATCTTTTCCTTTTCCTATACATAAACTGAAATGAAGCGATAAGCAACGGAGTTAATTATCTGAATTTAAGCAATGGACGGCTTGCTCTCTTACATCTAATGACTAATTGAGGTTTGTATGAAAAATGTAATTGTTGTAGCAGTGGCCACATTATTATTTATGTCAGGTAATGCCATGGCTAACTCAAGTAATAGTTCTGGTGGAGCTAAGGCAGCCTCGGCAACAGGACCATGGGTTGAGTGCCTATTACCGGATGGAAAGGTAGATTATACTCCATTGATGATCTGCAAGCTGCAAAAGAAGGGCACGGTAAAATACTAGTTCTGCTTGCGGGAGTGGGATCCTCTCCACTCCCAATATAAATCACTGTTGGACCACCCAGTCAATAAAGGCCGCTCTTTTTTCAGCCGGTAAACGTAGGAAATCTGCCTGTAGTAAAATTAGCGCTTGATCAGTGGATAGTGCCGTGCTCGGTTTTCGGGCTGACGGGGTTGCCACTGCGGTGGTTGCCGTTACAGCCATTGTTGTTTCGCCATATTTAAGCGTAGGTTGTTGTACCTTAGCTGCTGCAACAAACCCTTGCTCGAGATTATAATCATCTAGCTCGCGCTCATAATCACGTACAATACCCGCACCTCGGGGTAGAACAGCTTGATGGAATTCGGAAAAATAATTACCGGCTTTTTCTATTCTAAATGATGGTTCTTTATCAAAGCCTTTAATTTGGTCCTCACGAATAATTGACCGACTCGCACTGACATTAAGATCACTGTCTGATACATTAAACGTCAACACCACCGGTTGCGTTAGGAATTTCTTAAACTCCCCATTATAGGAAACCAACTTTGAAACACGCGTAATCAACTGATTAGGACCATCATCTAACTCAATTTTACTTGGCGCTTTCGAGAAAGCTCCCAACGGCTTACCATTAATGGCCAAGAGTTCAACATCTCGGTCAAAAGACACATTAACCGCAGCTTGTGAGTTTGTTGCCATGAGCAAAGCAGCCATTCCCAGCCACGTCTTCAATTTTACTTTCATATGTCCCTCTTAATGAAAATGCGAGCATCCCGAAAGATGCCCGCAATATGTTTTCTAATCAGTGTTACGCACAATTAGAAGTAGTATTCAGCACCGAATAGGAAGCGTGTGCCGTCTGCGCCCTTATCATTACCTAGCATGTCGTAGTTACGCACGTCGAAGTAAATCGCTGTGCTTGGTAGCAAGTACATCACACGACCAGTGATTGCCTGAGAACCTACGTCTTTCGTCGTCACCTCAGTACCGTTAATTTTTTTCGTTACCGCTTTATCTGTGTCAGATGTTGCTGCATAACCAATCTTATACACCCAAGTCTGATCCATCATGTACGCCACAGTTGCAGAGTATGCATCTTGCTGATTATCAGTAGCATCGTTCCACATCGGCTTATAAGCGGCTGTTAAAGTAAAGTCGCCTAGATTCAGGCTACCACCTACGATAGCGTAAGAGATGTCACCTGTTAGTGTCTTATCGCCAACTTTAGTTTCAGCATCTTGCTGGTTGTAGTAACCTGCATGAATATTGAAGTTGTTGCCGGTGTAACCCGCCGCAATCGAAGCAACCATTTCATCCGTTGACGTATTCATACCGCTAAGAGTTGCCTGAATTTTCACGCCGCCCCAGTTGGCAGAGTCAAAACGAATGGTGTGGTTGGCACGGTCAGCAAAGCCCGCATCAATGGCATTGTGCCAGTCGAACACATTACCCAGGCCAGGGTTGGTGTGTGGATAGTCAACGTAATCGTAAGCAGCAACTAGCTGACGACCGTATTTGATTTGACCAATACCATCGAACTCAAAACCTACGTATGTGTCACGGCCACCGAATGCACCAAAGCCATCATTGTTACCTTCGCCGCCGTTATCAGCATTGCCTGTTTCCATCTGGTAGATGAAAGCCGGTGCCATTGCGTCGTACTCTACTTTACCGCGAATACCGATACGTGATTCGATTTCAACGTTAACGTTATTATCTTCATCCGATGCATCGGCACTCCAAAACTGCAGGTTACCTGCTGCCTGTCCGTAAAGGACAACGTTCTCACCCATCAATTCGATGGCTGCATTTGCATTACTTGCTACTGCGGTCATTGCAATGGCCGCGCCTAATAGAGAACGTTTGAACATTTTATCCATGGAAAACTCCTAAAAATACTAGCTGTGTTTACTTGTGCCCAAAAGGTTGGCCGCCGTGGGCAACAAGTAACTCTCCCGATATGTCAGCCGGATGGATACTCCGACCAAATCATATTTTTTAGTTCTGAGTTGAACTGCTGTGTAACTTCACCCCTAAGACTACTTTCACAACAAAAAACATCAAATAGAACTTAATTTATTCTTCGAAAAATATGACTCAGTGCAAACTTTAAGCTGATTAGTGATCCGGATCAACACAACAAGCACACACTCAAACCAAAAACAAAAAAACCTTTTTTTTCATATACATGGTCACATATGGCGCAGTATGGAATTGTTAAATGCACATTTTGGCTACCTCTTGTAGAATTGTTCTACATCTCATCACCACAACATAAAACAGCACAAAACCGCACAAAACCGCTTTGCGTTTCGAGGTAAAAATTAACCACAAAAAAAGTCACAGACATAAAAAAAAACGGCTCTAAAGACATAGCTTTAGAGCCGTTTACCGTTAATTCCGTTAATAAATTATATTTTGACGTTTTTAACGAGCCATGAAATCGACCAGTGCCTGCTCATCCCAAACCTCAATGCCAAGCTCTTGAGCCTTAACAAGTTTTGACCCAGCAGCTTCCCCAGCCACCAGCAAGTCAGTCTTCTTCGATACACTGCCCGTCACTTTGGCACCAAGGTTTTGCAGGGCAGCTTTAGCCTCCGAGCGCGTAAGCTGAGACAAACTACCGGTCAAGACCACCGTCTTGCCATCTAAAGGCAATTCAACATCAGCATCGCGCTTTACAATCGCTGGCCAGTGAATACCCACCTCGATAAGCTCGTTGATCACGGCCAGGTTGTGCTCTTCCCGGAAGAAATTGTAGACATGGGCAGCAACGATCTCACCTACGTCCTGTACCTCTATCAGCTTTTCTTTACTCGCAGACTCAATGGCTGGCAAGGTTTCGAAGTGCGAGGCCAAATTAGCGGCTGTTGCCTCACCCACCTCTCGAATGCCGAGTGAATACAAGAAACGCGGCAGCGTAGTCTGTTTGGAAGCGGACAAGGAATCCACCAGTTTTTGCGCGGACTTCGGCCCCATTCGTTCCAGTACCGTCAATACCCCGGCCGAAAGCTTGAACAAATCAGCCGGGGTTGCCACCATTTCGCGATCCACCAACTGCTCAATGATCTTTTCACCACAGCCATCCACATCCAGCGCTTTACGAGAGACAAAGTGCTTCAAGGCTTCTTTGCGCTGTGCCTGACAGAAAAGGCCACCGGAGCAACGGGCAACGGCTTCACCCTCGACCCGTTCAACCTTGGATTCACACACCGGGCAAGATTCCGGGAAGACAATCGGCATGGCATCAGCCGGACGGCGAGATTCAACCACAGAAGCAATCTGCGGGATCACATCACCGGCACGGCGGATCACCACGGTATCTCCAACCATGACGCCAAGGCGGGCAATTTCATCGGCATTGTGCAGGGTGGCATTACTTACCGTCACCCCACCGACAAACACAGGTTCCAGTTTTGCCACCGGGGTGATGGCACCGGTGCGGCCGACTTGGAACTCGACGTTGTTAAGTGTCGTCAGCTCTTCCTGCGCCGGGAACTTATACGCGATAGCCCAACGCGGGGCCCGGGCAACAAAGCCGAGCCGCTGCTGAATAGCGATATCGTCAACCTTGATCACTACGCCATCAATTTCATAAGGCAGCGCTTCACGTTTGTTGCCGATTTCCTGATGGTAAGCAATCACTTCACCCATATTGGCAAGCCGGCGGATCTCAGGACACATCGGCAATCCCCAGCCTTTGAGCTGCACGAGGCGGTCATACTGACTTGGGACCAGCTCGATTCCTTCGACCACGCCCACGGAATAGGCATAAAAACTCAAAGGTCGGGTTGCGGTGATCTTAGAGTCCAACTGACGCAGACTGCCCGCTGCCGCGTTACGCGGATTGGCAAAAGTCTTCTCTCCTTTTTTGAGTGCTTTTTCATTCAGCGCCTCAAAGCCTTTTTTCGGCATGAAAACTTCGCCGCGGACTTCCAACCGCTCAGGCCAGCCCTCACCCCGGAGCTTCAATGGTATCGAGCGGATGGTGCGAACATTTTCGGTAATGTTTTCACCCGTGGTGCCATCACCGCGGGTCGCAGCCTGTGTCAGTACCCCGTTCTCATACATCAAACTCACAGCCAGGCCATCTAGCTTCGGCTCACAGCAGTAGGTAAGGGAAGGCTCAGACAACAGGCGATCCAGCATTCGCTTTTCAAACGCGTGAAGATCATCGTCATTGAAGGCATTGTCCAGTGACAACATTGGGATTTCATGGGTGATCTGGGTAAAGCCGTCAAGCGGCTTACCACCAACACGCTGGCTCGGTGAATCAACCGTCACTAGCTCTGGATTTTCCGCCTCAATCGCCAGCAACTGCTGCATCATCCGGTCGTATTCCACATCCGGTATTTCCGGGTTGTCTTCTACGTAATAGCGGTGACCGTGATAGGCAAGTAGTTCGCGCAGCTCATCGAGCTGCTGCTGAATGTCGTGGCTCATAAGTGTACCTGTGCTTATACCAAGCGTTTCACCTCAAAGGGTGTTGCTTGGGGAGGATATAAAAAAACAAGGCCCCTTATACCTATATGTATAAAGGGCCAATTTGTGTTCGTTAGGCGCTACAACAGCTAACTAGTTAACTAACAGTGTAGCGTTGGGCTTTGTCGCGATAGCCGCTGATACGGTGCGGCGTGATGAGGTTACGCTCATGATCAAGCACATCACCGCCTAAGCTATCAGCAATGCGCTGGACGGTTTGCAGCATCAAATTGAAGTTTTGATCAGCGCGGCCTACCTCGCAAGGCAGCATCAAATAAAAAGCGACACCCGGTGTTTCAAAGCTTTCGCTACCCCCTTGCGGGAAATGGGCAGGATGCACCATGTTCGTCACGCTAAAGATAGCTGGCCCGGTTCCCGCCGCATCCGCATGGCGATGGTAAACGGAGTTCTCACCAAAGATCAGGTGGTTTTGCTCAAACGCGTTGAACAGACGGCTACCGCGGAACAACTCGCCATTACGGGCATGAACATTCAATACCAAGTAATCAGGAGGAAGGACTTCTTTCTCGGCTGGTTTCTGCGGCTCTTCAACAGGCTCAGTTGACTCTACTGCAGGCTCTGCAGCCACAACGGGTTCAGAAGCCTCAGCATGTAATGCCTCGGTCGGTGAGTCCGTGGCATCAAGCTTGCTCGTCACCGGCTCCGCCGAGGCAGGCATTGCTGATTCAGCTGCAGCCGATTGCGATTTAGCTTCAACGCCAAGAGCTGCAGCTTGTTCAGCCGCTGGCGACAATGAATTATCAAGCACCGGTTCGTCTTCAACCGTAACTTGCTCAGCGCTTGCGACATTTAAAACAGGCTCCACTTTCTCAACCGTCCGAGCGGACTGCTGCTGAGGTTGTGGATGACTTGGCGGCTCTGCAACTGCCACACTCTCTGCCTGCGAAGAGGCCGGCTCTGGAGCTTGCGGCTCGGCAGCCACTGGCTTATCAGCACGCGTGACCGCGGCTGGTGCACTCTGCACTGCAACCGGCGAGGCAGCAACAACCGCTGGCTGCTCCGGGGCCGCTCCGTCCAGCAACGGGTCAGCATCCAGCTTCGCACCAAAGTGCAATTCTGGTTCTTTCCTTTCATGACGAGGCGCTTCAGCATTGAGGGGCTCAGAGTTAACAACTCTCACACTACCGACCCCATCCTTATCAAAACCTTCCGAATCTCGGGCAGCCTTATCCAACTTGCCCAGTGGTTTCTCACCAAATTTAGCAGGCTTTTCCTTCCTGCTGCTCCACAAACCGTGAAGCAACAACCCTGCAATGGCAAGAGCACCGACAATAATAAGAACCAGACGCAATTCCTGCATATGAATACTCTGAATTTACTTGTAACCCATTACCGGGTAAATCAACATCCAGATTACATCCTCTGGATAAAACCAGTGGGGTAACCTCTACTACTTAGCTTGGCACTTTTTTATCACAGCCTGACATGGCGTTATGACAATACCGTGCAAATTAAAAGCCAACATCAGCCCTTTACTGAAGCAGTATACAACAGTCATTATGGACTTAACTTTACTCTAATGTATCAAAACTCAAATCAGAATGAGAAGGTGAATGTCGTTATTCGTGCAAGATAGTGCTACCGTGCACAAAAATGTACAAGCTTTGACCACTTTTGCCGCCAGCTGACGCACTCATCACGGCGTTAATTTGCTTACAGCAACGATTCACCGTTACTATCACAGCCAACACCGAAATATACACTCTCGTTTCTTGCCAAGGAGCCTATATGCAATCACCCCGGCAACCCACCCCTCAACGTTCTGCCCCGCTGAGTGGTGCCGGTTATTTCTTTCGCGGTATTTCACTGGCGACCCAGCCGGGCACGCGACGCTTCGTTCTTTTTCCGCTGCTGATCAATATCGTGTTGTTCGGCACGGCCTTTGGGCTGGTATTAAGCCAGCTGGGTACCTGGATTGATGGCTGGATGAGTCAGCTACCCAGTTGGCTCGACTGGCTGTCTTATCTACTGTGGCCTTTGCTGGCCATCGCGACGCTGGTGACCTTCTCTTATCTGTTCAGTACCATCGCCAACTGGATTGCCGCCCCATTCAATGGCCTGCTAGCCGAACACCTGGAAGCCAAACTGACGGGACAGAAGGCGCCGGACACCGGGATCACCGGCGTGATGAAAGATCTGCCACGTATCATGCACCGCGAGTGGGTGAAACTGAAATATTACCTGCCAAAGGCGATCGGGCTGTTCATTTTGCTATGGATCCCGGCCATTGGCCAAACCATCGGCCCGGTACTGTGGTTCCTGTTCAGCGCTTGGATGATGAGTATCCAGTATGCTGACTACCCGTTTGATAACCACAAAGTACCATTTCCGGCCATGCGCGATGCGCTGAAAACCAAGCGCGGCACCTCGCTGAGCTTCGGCAGCCTGGTGATGCTGTTTACCATGACTCCGGTTCTCAACCTGTTTGTCATGCCGGTTGCGGTATGCGGCGCGACAGCCATGTGGGTCGACCATTACCGCGAGCAGCATAGAAACTATTGATCCGGCAATAGGCTATTGGCCATAGGCGAGCGGGATGAAGTCGCTCGTCTACACATATCCTATAGTTACCACCTCCAAACGGCGTTCCCATACTATACTCTTTGCTCTTCCTATAGCCCATCGCCGCTCTCGCCTATAGCCGTTATATTCCGATATTCACCCCACTCACCGCTCACTCTGCTTGAAACTTGTTCGGCGATACCAACAGTCCCATATAACAATAAGATATAACTACAAATTACTTTGCAAACGCCGTTTAAGGGTTATGCTTAACGTGTCTTATGTTTTTAACGCGTTACGAAGGAACGACAACAATGAGCAAGATTTACGAAGATAACTCCCTAACAATCGGTAATACTCCGCTCGTTCGCCTTAACCGAGTCAGTAAAGGTAACGTATTGGCTAAAATTGAGGCTCGCAACCCTAGCTTCAGCGTAAAGTGTCGTATCGGTGCCAATATGATTTGGGATGCCGAGAAAAAAGGCATTTTGAAAGAAGGTGTCGAGCTTGTTGAACCAACAAGTGGCAATACCGGTATTGCTCTTGCTTTTGTTGCCGCTGCACGTGGTTATAAGCTAACCCTGACCATGCCTGAGAGCATGAGCCTTGAGCGTCGTAAGCTACTAAAAGCCCTAGGTGCAAACCTTGTACTGACCGAAGCGCCAAAAGGAATGAAAGGGGCTATCGAGAAGGCGGAAGAAATTGTCGCCTCCAACCCTAACAAATACCTGCTGCTGCAGCAGTTCAACAACCCGGCCAACCCAGAGATCCACGAAAAGACCACGGGCCCTGAGATTTGGGATGCCACTGATGGCGAAATCGATGTCTTCGTCTCTGGTGTGGGAACAGGCGGCACACTGACTGGCGTAAGCCGCTTCATCAAGCAGCAGAAAGGCAAGGCAATCACCACAGTTGCGGTGGAGCCAACAGAATCACCGGTTATCACCCAGGCGCTTAACGGCGAAGAAATCAAGCCGGCTCCCCACAAGATCCAAGGCATCGGTGCAGGCTTTATTCCCGGTAACCTGGAGCTTGATTTGATTGATGAGGTTGAACGCGTGAGCTCGGAAGATGCTATCGATATGGCACGCCGCCTGATGGAAGAAGAAGGCATCTTGGCAGGCATTTCTTCTGGCGCCGCAGTGGTAGCAGCAAACCGCATTGCTGAGCACCCGGAATATG
This Photobacterium gaetbulicola Gung47 DNA region includes the following protein-coding sequences:
- a CDS encoding NAD-dependent DNA ligase LigA (COG0272): MSHDIQQQLDELRELLAYHGHRYYVEDNPEIPDVEYDRMMQQLLAIEAENPELVTVDSPSQRVGGKPLDGFTQITHEIPMLSLDNAFNDDDLHAFEKRMLDRLLSEPSLTYCCEPKLDGLAVSLMYENGVLTQAATRGDGTTGENITENVRTIRSIPLKLRGEGWPERLEVRGEVFMPKKGFEALNEKALKKGEKTFANPRNAAAGSLRQLDSKITATRPLSFYAYSVGVVEGIELVPSQYDRLVQLKGWGLPMCPEIRRLANMGEVIAYHQEIGNKREALPYEIDGVVIKVDDIAIQQRLGFVARAPRWAIAYKFPAQEELTTLNNVEFQVGRTGAITPVAKLEPVFVGGVTVSNATLHNADEIARLGVMVGDTVVIRRAGDVIPQIASVVESRRPADAMPIVFPESCPVCESKVERVEGEAVARCSGGLFCQAQRKEALKHFVSRKALDVDGCGEKIIEQLVDREMVATPADLFKLSAGVLTVLERMGPKSAQKLVDSLSASKQTTLPRFLYSLGIREVGEATAANLASHFETLPAIESASKEKLIEVQDVGEIVAAHVYNFFREEHNLAVINELIEVGIHWPAIVKRDADVELPLDGKTVVLTGSLSQLTRSEAKAALQNLGAKVTGSVSKKTDLLVAGEAAGSKLVKAQELGIEVWDEQALVDFMAR
- a CDS encoding hypothetical protein (COG3110) gives rise to the protein MKVKLKTWLGMAALLMATNSQAAVNVSFDRDVELLAINGKPLGAFSKAPSKIELDDGPNQLITRVSKLVSYNGEFKKFLTQPVVLTFNVSDSDLNVSASRSIIREDQIKGFDKEPSFRIEKAGNYFSEFHQAVLPRGAGIVRDYERELDDYNLEQGFVAAAKVQQPTLKYGETTMAVTATTAVATPSARKPSTALSTDQALILLQADFLRLPAEKRAAFIDWVVQQ
- a CDS encoding putative cell division protein ZipA (COG3115), with the protein product MQELRLVLIIVGALAIAGLLLHGLWSSRKEKPAKFGEKPLGKLDKAARDSEGFDKDGVGSVRVVNSEPLNAEAPRHERKEPELHFGAKLDADPLLDGAAPEQPAVVAASPVAVQSAPAAVTRADKPVAAEPQAPEPASSQAESVAVAEPPSHPQPQQQSARTVEKVEPVLNVASAEQVTVEDEPVLDNSLSPAAEQAAALGVEAKSQSAAAESAMPASAEPVTSKLDATDSPTEALHAEASEPVVAAEPAVESTEPVEEPQKPAEKEVLPPDYLVLNVHARNGELFRGSRLFNAFEQNHLIFGENSVYHRHADAAGTGPAIFSVTNMVHPAHFPQGGSESFETPGVAFYLMLPCEVGRADQNFNLMLQTVQRIADSLGGDVLDHERNLITPHRISGYRDKAQRYTVS
- a CDS encoding glutamyl-tRNA synthetase (COG0008), which gives rise to MTVKTRFAPSPTGFLHVGGARTALYSWLFAKHMGGEFVLRIEDTDLERSTQEAIDAILEGMEWLGLDWDEGPYYQTKRFDRYNQLIDQLLAEDKAYKCYCPKELLDEIREEQMAAGLKPRYDANHPKIVAANAAATEASPFVIRFRNPKEGTVVFDDHVRGRIEIANSELDDLIIRRTDGSPTYNFCVVVDDWDMGITQVVRGEDHINNTPRQINIYQALGAPVPEFAHCAMILGDDGAKLSKRHGAVSVMQYRDEGYLPQALLNYLVRLGWSHGDQEIFSLEEMIKLFSLDSISKSASAFNTDKLLWLNNHYIKTAEPEYVAKYLQWHLDQKEIDSSQGPAVTDVIKLVGERCNTLIELAEQSRYFYQDFSEFEAGAAKKHLRPVAKEALELALAKVEALEEWTTENLHNVIKETCEELELGMGKVGMPLRVSVTGQGQSPSVDAVMQLIGKERVAARIKMALAFIAEREANS
- a CDS encoding putative cysteine synthase A (COG0031) encodes the protein MSKIYEDNSLTIGNTPLVRLNRVSKGNVLAKIEARNPSFSVKCRIGANMIWDAEKKGILKEGVELVEPTSGNTGIALAFVAAARGYKLTLTMPESMSLERRKLLKALGANLVLTEAPKGMKGAIEKAEEIVASNPNKYLLLQQFNNPANPEIHEKTTGPEIWDATDGEIDVFVSGVGTGGTLTGVSRFIKQQKGKAITTVAVEPTESPVITQALNGEEIKPAPHKIQGIGAGFIPGNLELDLIDEVERVSSEDAIDMARRLMEEEGILAGISSGAAVVAANRIAEHPEYAGKNIVVVLPSSGERYLSSALFAGIFTDKETQQ
- a CDS encoding putative sulfate transport protein CysZ (COG2981), with amino-acid sequence MQSPRQPTPQRSAPLSGAGYFFRGISLATQPGTRRFVLFPLLINIVLFGTAFGLVLSQLGTWIDGWMSQLPSWLDWLSYLLWPLLAIATLVTFSYLFSTIANWIAAPFNGLLAEHLEAKLTGQKAPDTGITGVMKDLPRIMHREWVKLKYYLPKAIGLFILLWIPAIGQTIGPVLWFLFSAWMMSIQYADYPFDNHKVPFPAMRDALKTKRGTSLSFGSLVMLFTMTPVLNLFVMPVAVCGATAMWVDHYREQHRNY
- a CDS encoding hypothetical protein (COG1272) yields the protein MGKHWLHQGMLVACVLSCSATVSAANTKDSQSFVGIGITDGTKYESPIEFEPVFRLGAIFDDKHRIAANYSHGFSSGVTSIHFAYDYLYPFTDSGNWQVFGGGSLGYKFGLHDKNDWTFGGQTGIRYRFSAETSVDFGYRVFDTLDDWKEHELGQLGNVYISIDFMM
- a CDS encoding putative outer membrane protein (COG3203), which translates into the protein MDKMFKRSLLGAAIAMTAVASNANAAIELMGENVVLYGQAAGNLQFWSADASDEDNNVNVEIESRIGIRGKVEYDAMAPAFIYQMETGNADNGGEGNNDGFGAFGGRDTYVGFEFDGIGQIKYGRQLVAAYDYVDYPHTNPGLGNVFDWHNAIDAGFADRANHTIRFDSANWGGVKIQATLSGMNTSTDEMVASIAAGYTGNNFNIHAGYYNQQDAETKVGDKTLTGDISYAIVGGSLNLGDFTLTAAYKPMWNDATDNQQDAYSATVAYMMDQTWVYKIGYAATSDTDKAVTKKINGTEVTTKDVGSQAITGRVMYLLPSTAIYFDVRNYDMLGNDKGADGTRFLFGAEYYF